The region GTTTTGGTCAATTTCCTAAACTGGCGGTGCACTGCCTCGATAGCATTGGTGGTGTAAATAGCTTTGCGCACGTAGTCTGGATACTTGAAGTAAACCGACAAGTTAGCCCATTTTCTGCGCCAAGACTCAATCACGATGGGATATAGCTTGCCCCATTTAGCATCTAATTCGTCTAAGGCTGCTTCTGCGGCATCTTTGGTCGTTGCACGGTAAACAGGCTTTAAGTCCGCCATAAATGCTTTCTGGTGCTTTGAAGCAACATACTTCATCGAGTTACGAATTTGATGAATAACGCACTGTTGAACCTCTGTTTCAGGATAGATAGTACCAATGGCCTCAGGAAAGCCTTTAAGTCCATCAACACAAGCAATTAAAATATCGGATACGCCGCGATTGTGTAAATCGGTGAGCACTGATAGCCAGTAGTTAGCGCCTTCGCTTTCTGAGACGTATAAGCCAAGTAACTCTTTGCGACCTTCGATATTTATGCCGAGTACGGTGTAAACAGCTTTGCTAACATAACGGCCACTTTCCTTGATTTTATAGTGAATAGCATCAAGCCAGATAAACGGGTACAGCGTATCAAGGCTACGTGATTGCCACGCTTTTAGCTCTGGTATGAGCTGGTCTGTAACGCCTGTTATCGTGGCTTCTGAGATTTCAATGCCGTACATTTCCTGAACATGGCTGCGAATATCACGATAGCTCATGCCTAACGCAAACATGGATAGGATTTTATGGTCAATCTCAGCGGTTAGCTTAGTTTGATTTTTCTTAACGAGTTGAGGTTCAAATGAGCCAGTACGGTCTCTTGGGGTTTCAAGCTCAAACTGGCCTACGGAGGATTTAACCGTTTTCTTGCTTGTACCGTTCTTACGGTTAGGTTGTTGCTCTGAGTCTAGGTGTTGCTCTAGCTCGGCTTTGAGTGCAGCTTCTGTTAATTGTTTAATGAGTGGCGTTAAAACACCATCTTCACCCGTTAACCCTTTACCTGATTGAAGTTCTGCTAATGCTTTGTTGAAGTCGAAAGATTGAGTCATGTGTCATTCCTATTTTCTTAATATTACTGAAATGACACAGATTTCTAAACACTACCTCCCCTAACTTTTATGCCTTTGTCGCGGGCAAAGGCAGCGCCTACCTGACCATCTAAGTCTGTTTAATGATACTTACCACATATGGAACCATCGGCTTTTAAGTACGTCAAAAATATCTTTGATATTTAGATGAGCCTCTCAATCGCGAACTATTGCAGAGCTCAGATCAATAGAGGCTTACAATATCTGCCATTGTGTGAATATAATTAGAGCAACTACTCATATTCATCATTTCTTATGGCGCTAAAAGCAACAATATTTAAAGTTCAGTTATCTATCTCTGATATGGATAGAAACTACTACGCCGAGCACGACCTCACCATTGCTCGTCACCCTTCTGAAAACAACGAAAGAATGATGCTGCGCATCTTGGCCTTTATTTTTAATGCCAACGAGTCATTAGCCTTTACCAAAGGGTTAAGCGATGTTGATGTGCCTGATTTATGGCAAAAAAACTTACACGATGAAATTGAGCATTGGATAGAGCTCGGCCAACCGTCAGCAACACGCATTAAGAAAGGTTGCAATCAAGCCAAGCAAATGACGATTTATAGCTATGCCGATGGCCCGTTTAACCAGTGGTGGCAAAAAGAACAGAGCCAACTTCGCTTAAAAAGCAACTTAATCGTTACCACCATAGCGCCTGAGTTAGCCGAACAATTGGCTAATTTAGTTGATCGCCAAATGCATCTGCAATGTACTCTTTCTGAGGGCCAACTTTGGTTGACCATTACTAGCCAAGCAGATGGTGAGGAAACCATTGAAGTGACACCGCAAATCCTATCAAGGAATTAGCATTTTATGCATATAGATACCCTACTCGCGCAAGCAACAAACTCATCGACACTCACCATTCCCGCTAGCTGGGGACAAGGGCGTACCGTATTTGGTGGTATTTCAGCAGCCGTGCTCTATCAGGCAATCAAATCGAAAGTCACCAGCGACAGGCCAATGCGTTCATTTAACTGTAACTTTGTCGGGCCATTGGCGGTAGATGAGCCATTTGAGCTACAAGTGGAAATTCTGCGCGAAGGTAAAAATGCCACGCAAGCATTCGGCAAAATCATTCAGCAAGATAAAGTCGCGGTCATTTGCCAAGTGTGTTTTGCGGTTGATCGCCAATCAAAAATCGCGGTGGAAAATACCGAGCGACACGATTTACCGCCGGCGAAAAAAGCACAGTTTATTCCACCGATCCCGAAAGTTGTGCCTAAGTTTTTAAAACACTTAGACCTCAACCTAGTGGAAGGTAAATTTCCCTTTATGGGCAGCAAAAAGAATCATATCAAAGGCTGGATCCGTTTTAGCAAAGCGCCAGAAGCGATTACCGACGCTCATTTAATCGCGTTAATCGATGGCTACCCTTGCCCAGTACTGCAAACCTTAAAATGGCCAGCACCAGCGAGCAGCATGAACTGGAATATTGAGTTTTTGCACCCGCATGATGAAATTAAGCCAACTGATTGGCTCGCCTATTCATCCTTCCCACGCCAAGCAGCCGATGGCTATTGTCATATGGAGTCTGATATTTGGGATGCCAATGGCAAGCTGATTGCTATCAGTCGCCAAGTGGTGGGGGTTTTCGACTAAGTCAGCTTAATTAATACAAGCCTAAACCGGATCGCCAAGGGTAAATAATAGCGAATAAGCGTGAATAATTTTTGCTGCTCTTATCGGCACTTCTCGCTATAATACGTCGCTTCAAAAAACAGGGCTTTCAAAAAGCACTGGGCTTTTTAATTTTCACCCTTATCGTTACAGGAATCAGGCATGTCTGTACAACAGCAAGAAGTCGGCAAGCGCCGCACGTTTGCTATCATTTCTCACCCGGATGCGGGTAAAACCACGATCACCGAAAAAGTATTATTATTCGGTCAAGCTTTGCAAACAGCCGGTACGGTAAAGGGTAAAAAATCAGGTCAGCACGCTAAGTCTGACTGGATGGAAATGGAAAAAGACCGTGGTATCTCGATCACCACCTCGGTAATGCAATTTCCATACGCTGACTGCCTGGTTAACCTGCTCGACACCCCAGGTCACGAAGACTTCTCGGAAGATACTTACCGTACACTAACGGCGGTAGACTCTTGTTTAATGGTTATCGACACCGCCAAAGGTGTTGAGGACAGAACCATTAAATTAATGGAAGTGACCCGTCTGCGTGATACGCCAATCATTACCTTTATGAACAAAATGGACCGCGATACCCGTGATCCCATGGAAGTCATGGACGAAGTGGAAGACGTACTGAAAATTAAATGTGCACCGATCACTTGGCCAATTGGCATGGGTAAAGAGTTTAAAGGTGTTTACAACATCTTGAGCGATGAAACCATCCTTTACGCCACAGGCCAAGGTCACACAATTCAAGAAAAACGCGTCATTAAAGGCTTAGACAACCCAGAGCTAGACGCTGAAATTGGTGCCTTCGCAGAAGACTTGCGTGAAGAACTAGAACTAGTTGTTGGTGCATCGCACGAATTCAACCTAGACGAATTCCTAAGAGGCGAACTAACACCGGTATACTTTGGTACCGCATTGGGTAACTTTGGTGTCGACCATATGCTTGATGGCTTAACCACATGGGCACCTACACCACAGCCGCGCGCAACAGACAAACGCGATGTAGAAGCCATCGAGGAAAAATTCTCAGGTTTCGTCTTTAAAATTCAAGCAAATATGGATCCTAAACACCGTGACCGTATCGCCTTTATGCGTATCGTTTCGGGTAAATACAGCAAAGGCATGAAGATGCGCCAAGTGCGTATTGGTAAAGACGTGAAAATTGCTGATGCGGTCACCTTTATGGCGGGCGATCGTGCAAACGTTGAAGAAGCCTTTGCTGGCGATATTATCGGTTTACATAACCACGGCAGTATCCAAATTGGTGATACCTTCACTAATGGCGAAGAAATGAAGTTCAGCGGTATTCCGAACTTCGCACCAGAAATGTTCCGTCGTATTCGCCTGCGCGATCCACTTAAAGCCAAGCAACTGCAAAAAGGTTTGATCCAGTTATCAGAAGAAGGTGCAGTACAGGTATTTAGACCACTAGATAACAACGATATGATCGTTGGCGCGGTCGGTGTACTGCAATTTGAAGTGGTTGTTCAACGCTTAAAAACTGAATACAACGTAGACGCGATTTACGAGCCAATAAGTGTTGCTACCGCGCGCTGGTGTACTTGTGATGATGAGCGCACGCTTGATCAGTTCCGCAAGAAAGCATCAGATAACTTGGCGCTAGATGGCGGCGATAACTTAACTTATATCGCACCAACTATGGTTAACCTGAACTTGGCACAAGAACGTCATCCAGACATAGTGTTCCATAAGACGCGCGAACACTAATTCTTCTGCTTAAAAGGCTATTTATACTTTATTGTCATCAAAATTATCACAGTCACATAGAACGGCTATGCTCCTGCGATAATTTTTCGACGGCTTCGTCTAAATAGCTTTTACTTTGAAGAATAAAGAAACAATATAGAATTTTGCTAAATGCCGATTAAACCAAACGGTGCTTAGTTTGCTTAACAGCATACAGATAGAGATCTTTTAACATGAATATTAAGTCTTTGCTTTCAGAAAAAGTCCTCTCGGCTATGGTCGCTGCTGGTTTACCGGCCGATACCAACCCAGCCGTTAGTCAATCAACCAAACCTCAGTTTGGTGATTACCAAGCCAATGGTGTGATGGGCGCAGCGAAAAAGCTTAAAACCAACCCACGTGAATTAGCAACGAAAGTGGTTGAACATTTAACGCCAGCACTGGCGGATATTGCCGACAATATCGAACTTGCGGGCCCAGGCTTTATTAATATTCATTTAAACAATACTTGGTTAGCTAGCCAGTTAGCGGCAAGTGCTGCTGATGCTAATTTAGGTGTTAGTCAACGCGAAGAGCCACAAACTGTTGTGGTTGACTACTCAGCGCCAAACCTAGCGAAAGAAATGCACGTTGGTCACTTGCGCTCAACCATTATTGGTGACGCTGTGGTACGCGCCCTAGAGTTCCGTGGTGACAAAGTGATTCGTCAAAACCATATGGGTGACTGGGGAACTCAGTTCGGAATGTTACTGGCGCACCTGAGCGATAAGCTAGCCGCCGATGAAGTCGCTGAAACTGCCCTATCTGACTTAGAAGCTTTCTACCGCGAAGCTAAAGTGCGCTTTGACGACGAAGCAGGCTTTGCCGATCGCGCCCGCGAATACGTAGTAAAACTGCAAGGTGGTGACGCGGAATGCGACAAGCTATGGCAACAGTTTATTGATATTTCTATCGCCCACAGTGAAGAAATTTACGAAAAACTCAACGTGACCTTAAAACGCAGCGACA is a window of Thalassotalea euphylliae DNA encoding:
- the prfC gene encoding peptide chain release factor 3; the protein is MSVQQQEVGKRRTFAIISHPDAGKTTITEKVLLFGQALQTAGTVKGKKSGQHAKSDWMEMEKDRGISITTSVMQFPYADCLVNLLDTPGHEDFSEDTYRTLTAVDSCLMVIDTAKGVEDRTIKLMEVTRLRDTPIITFMNKMDRDTRDPMEVMDEVEDVLKIKCAPITWPIGMGKEFKGVYNILSDETILYATGQGHTIQEKRVIKGLDNPELDAEIGAFAEDLREELELVVGASHEFNLDEFLRGELTPVYFGTALGNFGVDHMLDGLTTWAPTPQPRATDKRDVEAIEEKFSGFVFKIQANMDPKHRDRIAFMRIVSGKYSKGMKMRQVRIGKDVKIADAVTFMAGDRANVEEAFAGDIIGLHNHGSIQIGDTFTNGEEMKFSGIPNFAPEMFRRIRLRDPLKAKQLQKGLIQLSEEGAVQVFRPLDNNDMIVGAVGVLQFEVVVQRLKTEYNVDAIYEPISVATARWCTCDDERTLDQFRKKASDNLALDGGDNLTYIAPTMVNLNLAQERHPDIVFHKTREH
- a CDS encoding YaeQ family protein yields the protein MALKATIFKVQLSISDMDRNYYAEHDLTIARHPSENNERMMLRILAFIFNANESLAFTKGLSDVDVPDLWQKNLHDEIEHWIELGQPSATRIKKGCNQAKQMTIYSYADGPFNQWWQKEQSQLRLKSNLIVTTIAPELAEQLANLVDRQMHLQCTLSEGQLWLTITSQADGEETIEVTPQILSRN
- a CDS encoding acyl-CoA thioesterase encodes the protein MHIDTLLAQATNSSTLTIPASWGQGRTVFGGISAAVLYQAIKSKVTSDRPMRSFNCNFVGPLAVDEPFELQVEILREGKNATQAFGKIIQQDKVAVICQVCFAVDRQSKIAVENTERHDLPPAKKAQFIPPIPKVVPKFLKHLDLNLVEGKFPFMGSKKNHIKGWIRFSKAPEAITDAHLIALIDGYPCPVLQTLKWPAPASSMNWNIEFLHPHDEIKPTDWLAYSSFPRQAADGYCHMESDIWDANGKLIAISRQVVGVFD
- a CDS encoding IS256 family transposase, yielding MTQSFDFNKALAELQSGKGLTGEDGVLTPLIKQLTEAALKAELEQHLDSEQQPNRKNGTSKKTVKSSVGQFELETPRDRTGSFEPQLVKKNQTKLTAEIDHKILSMFALGMSYRDIRSHVQEMYGIEISEATITGVTDQLIPELKAWQSRSLDTLYPFIWLDAIHYKIKESGRYVSKAVYTVLGINIEGRKELLGLYVSESEGANYWLSVLTDLHNRGVSDILIACVDGLKGFPEAIGTIYPETEVQQCVIHQIRNSMKYVASKHQKAFMADLKPVYRATTKDAAEAALDELDAKWGKLYPIVIESWRRKWANLSVYFKYPDYVRKAIYTTNAIEAVHRQFRKLTKTKGAFPNENSLMKLLYAGILNASKKWTMPIHSWNLTLSQLAIHFEGRLDGVLDI